In Pseudonocardia sp. EC080619-01, the following proteins share a genomic window:
- a CDS encoding acetyl-CoA C-acetyltransferase has product MLDAVICEPLRTPVGGFGGMLRSVPAHELAATVIRELRDRTGLSGETIDDVLLGNCYPTMDAPALGRVAALDAGLPVTATGLQIDRRYGSGLQAVIYAAMQVQSDASKVVLAGGAESMSSAPFYSTTLRWGAKAGPGVMMHDSLSTGRLTAGSRQHPVRGGMLDTAENLRCEYAIPRQEQDEYAVRSHRRAAAARQSGVFDDEIVPIEVLDGKTTVRVGADEHIRPDATVESLSRLRPVLGADDAEATVTAGNASGQNDGAAVCVVTSPETAHELGLAPWPGWSPWGVGGVPPRTMGIGPVPAVARALDAAELGLKDIDLIELNEAFAAQVLACTREWGFTASDFERLNVDGSGISLGHPVGATGGRILATLTREMARRSARHGVETMCIGGGQGLAAVFEAVT; this is encoded by the coding sequence GTGCTCGACGCCGTGATCTGCGAGCCGCTCCGAACACCGGTCGGTGGGTTCGGAGGCATGCTCCGCTCGGTGCCCGCACACGAGCTTGCGGCCACCGTGATCCGTGAGCTGCGCGACCGGACGGGGCTGTCGGGGGAGACGATCGATGACGTCCTTCTCGGCAACTGCTACCCGACCATGGATGCACCGGCACTTGGACGCGTAGCGGCGCTCGATGCCGGACTCCCGGTCACGGCGACGGGCCTGCAGATCGATCGTCGGTACGGATCCGGCTTGCAGGCGGTGATCTACGCGGCGATGCAGGTCCAGTCGGATGCATCGAAGGTTGTGCTGGCCGGTGGGGCCGAGTCCATGAGTTCTGCGCCCTTCTACTCGACGACCCTGCGGTGGGGAGCGAAGGCCGGGCCCGGGGTGATGATGCACGACTCCCTATCGACGGGCCGACTGACCGCAGGCAGTCGGCAGCATCCGGTGCGCGGCGGCATGCTGGACACAGCGGAGAACCTGCGCTGCGAGTACGCAATCCCGCGGCAGGAACAGGACGAGTACGCGGTGCGCAGCCATCGACGGGCCGCGGCGGCGCGGCAGTCAGGGGTCTTCGACGACGAGATCGTGCCGATCGAGGTCCTGGACGGCAAGACGACGGTCCGTGTCGGGGCCGATGAGCACATCCGACCGGACGCGACCGTCGAGTCACTGTCGCGGCTGCGACCCGTGCTCGGGGCGGACGACGCGGAAGCGACCGTCACGGCCGGGAACGCCTCGGGCCAGAACGACGGGGCGGCGGTCTGCGTCGTGACGAGTCCCGAGACCGCGCACGAGCTCGGACTGGCCCCTTGGCCAGGCTGGTCTCCTTGGGGGGTCGGCGGAGTTCCACCGCGCACGATGGGGATCGGTCCGGTGCCCGCGGTCGCCCGCGCACTCGACGCGGCTGAGCTCGGACTCAAAGACATCGACCTCATCGAGCTGAACGAGGCATTCGCTGCCCAGGTCCTTGCGTGCACCCGGGAGTGGGGGTTCACCGCGAGCGACTTCGAGCGACTCAACGTGGACGGTTCAGGGATCTCGCTCGGCCATCCGGTTGGTGCGACCGGCGGCCGGATCCTGGCCACGTTGACCCGTGAGATGGCACGCCGCAGCGCCCGCCACGGCGTCGAGACCATGTGCATCGGCGGTGGGCAGGGGCTCGCGGCGGTCTTCGAGGCGGTCACGTGA
- a CDS encoding NAD(P)-dependent oxidoreductase, with translation MTEDVKPLAGRTILMSGGSRGIGLAIAVRAARDGANVAILAKTDQPDPRLPGTVHTAVEAIEEAGGRGLAIVGDVRDQDSVDAAVERTATTFGGIDAVVNNASAIMLAPVGTLPIKRYDLMMDINVRGTLGLTSAALPHLHRSDDPHVLTLSPPLNPDPVWLAAHAPYTISKYGMTMLTVGLGHQEHPVPLAANCLWPRTTIATAAVQNLVGGDAAMAVSRRPEIMADAAHVILARKASEATGQTYIDEEVLRAAGVTDFASYRFDGASEEDLKIDLFLPGGEHA, from the coding sequence ATGACAGAAGACGTGAAGCCGCTGGCCGGGCGGACGATCCTCATGTCCGGCGGGAGCAGGGGTATCGGCCTGGCGATCGCGGTCCGTGCCGCTCGCGACGGCGCGAACGTAGCGATCCTCGCCAAGACCGACCAACCGGATCCGCGGCTGCCCGGCACCGTACATACCGCGGTGGAGGCGATCGAGGAAGCAGGCGGCAGAGGACTCGCCATCGTCGGTGACGTGCGTGATCAGGACTCCGTCGACGCGGCGGTCGAGCGGACGGCCACGACGTTCGGTGGCATCGACGCTGTGGTCAACAACGCTTCGGCGATCATGCTGGCACCGGTCGGCACGTTACCGATCAAGCGGTACGACCTCATGATGGACATCAACGTCCGCGGGACCCTCGGTCTGACCAGTGCCGCCCTGCCTCATCTCCACCGCTCTGACGACCCGCACGTGCTGACGCTGTCGCCACCGCTCAACCCCGATCCGGTGTGGCTCGCCGCGCACGCTCCATACACGATCAGCAAGTACGGGATGACCATGCTGACGGTGGGACTCGGTCACCAGGAGCATCCTGTCCCGCTCGCTGCGAACTGTCTCTGGCCGCGCACCACGATCGCCACTGCGGCGGTGCAGAACCTCGTGGGCGGAGATGCCGCCATGGCGGTCTCGCGACGGCCGGAGATCATGGCCGATGCTGCGCACGTGATCCTGGCCAGGAAGGCATCCGAAGCGACCGGACAGACCTATATCGACGAGGAGGTTCTGCGAGCGGCAGGCGTCACCGACTTCGCGTCGTATCGCTTCGACGGCGCGAGCGAGGAGGACCTCAAGATCGATCTCTTCCTGCCGGGAGGCGAGCATGCCTGA
- a CDS encoding coniferyl-alcohol dehydrogenase has translation MDLNGLRCLVTGTASGIGAAVARLLVNGGASVVSLDRNTPDLAVEQHVALDLADPASIDTALQEIDGSFDVLANVAGVPGTLPGEFVFKVNFLGMRHLTESMFDRLNPGGSIVIVSSTAGFQWAERLDVIKDLLSTESFDEGVKWFAEHPQQGNIYNFSKEAATVYTLAMGGAVREMNDLRINAVLPGPVETPILADFEESMGKDTLDGVKAFLGRHATADDIAPAIAFLASRDSAWMNGTTVVADGGITGAMLSGLVPAPQI, from the coding sequence ATGGATCTGAACGGACTGCGTTGTCTGGTGACCGGCACGGCGTCCGGTATCGGCGCGGCGGTCGCCCGCCTGCTCGTCAACGGTGGCGCGAGCGTCGTGAGCCTGGACCGCAACACCCCCGACCTGGCGGTCGAACAGCACGTCGCGCTCGATCTGGCCGACCCGGCGAGCATCGATACGGCGCTCCAGGAGATCGACGGATCCTTCGATGTGCTCGCAAACGTGGCGGGGGTTCCCGGAACACTGCCCGGCGAGTTCGTCTTCAAGGTCAACTTTCTCGGCATGCGCCACCTGACCGAGTCGATGTTCGACCGGCTCAACCCGGGCGGGTCGATCGTCATCGTCTCGTCGACCGCTGGTTTCCAGTGGGCCGAGCGGCTCGACGTGATCAAGGACCTACTCTCGACCGAGTCATTCGACGAGGGCGTCAAGTGGTTCGCCGAGCACCCCCAGCAGGGCAACATCTACAACTTCTCTAAAGAGGCAGCCACCGTCTACACCCTGGCCATGGGTGGTGCCGTTCGTGAGATGAACGACCTGCGCATCAACGCCGTACTGCCTGGGCCGGTCGAGACACCGATCCTCGCCGACTTCGAGGAGAGCATGGGCAAGGACACCCTCGACGGGGTCAAGGCGTTCCTCGGACGGCATGCGACGGCCGACGACATCGCCCCAGCGATCGCCTTCCTCGCCTCTCGCGACTCCGCCTGGATGAACGGCACGACCGTGGTCGCCGACGGCGGCATCACCGGAGCGATGCTGTCCGGACTCGTGCCCGCACCTCAGATCTGA
- a CDS encoding 3-hydroxyacyl-CoA dehydrogenase NAD-binding domain-containing protein, producing MSATYEHEMFGWDMDADGVVTVTMDDPDQSANTMNDRFRRELPAVVERLHAERDAVSGVVITSAKKTFFAGGDLAMMMRATPDRSDEIRGMLDAVKAELRRIETLGKPVVAAIAGAALGGGYEIALACHHRIVLDAPGVTVGLPEVGLGLLPGGGGTTRVVRMLGLVPALQDVLLNGRKFGSAAALDKGLVDAVARDRDELLAAAKRWIADNPAPDQPWDRPGFRIPGGDPGSPKIAAVLPSLPAVLRKQARGAPSPAPQALLAAAVEGAQVDLDNALTIESRYCADLICGQISANVIKAMFFDMQAINRGASRPEGYPEHRATRVAVLGAGMMGAGIAYVSAKAGLDVVLKDITVDAAERGKSYSAKLLDAAIEKGRSTPEKRDQMLGRILATADAADVAGADLVIEAVFEDPDLKKNVLAEVLPHLTPDALVASNTSTLPITGLAEGLPRPEDFVGLHFFSPVDKMALLEIVVGEKTSDATLAKAVDVSRQIAKTPIVVNDSRGFFTSRVIMEFVNEAVALIGEGVPPASVEQAATQAGYPVGALALLDELTLTLCRKIRQETIEGNRAVGVEKPLHPGFAVIDRMIDDFERSGRSSGAGFYEYVDGRRAGLWAGLLEHFGRPEDPAVPFVDMQERMLFSEALDTVRCLDEGVLRSVADANVGSILGIGFPSWTGGVLQYISQYESGLSGFVERARELAERYGDRFTPPTSLVERAARGETFE from the coding sequence ATGAGCGCCACCTACGAGCACGAGATGTTCGGGTGGGACATGGATGCGGACGGCGTCGTCACCGTGACGATGGACGATCCCGACCAGTCCGCCAACACGATGAACGATCGTTTCCGGCGGGAACTGCCCGCAGTGGTGGAGCGCCTCCACGCGGAACGCGACGCTGTCTCTGGCGTCGTCATCACCTCGGCCAAGAAGACCTTCTTCGCCGGCGGCGACCTCGCCATGATGATGCGTGCCACCCCCGACCGGTCCGACGAGATCCGCGGGATGCTCGACGCCGTCAAGGCCGAGCTGCGCCGCATCGAGACCCTCGGGAAGCCGGTGGTCGCGGCGATCGCCGGAGCGGCACTCGGAGGAGGTTACGAGATCGCACTGGCGTGCCACCATCGGATCGTGCTCGACGCCCCCGGAGTCACGGTGGGGCTGCCCGAGGTCGGGCTCGGCCTCTTGCCGGGCGGGGGTGGCACGACCCGCGTCGTCCGCATGCTCGGCCTGGTGCCCGCATTACAGGACGTCCTGCTGAACGGCAGGAAGTTCGGTTCGGCCGCGGCGCTGGACAAGGGCCTCGTCGATGCGGTCGCGCGAGATCGGGACGAACTGCTGGCGGCCGCCAAGCGCTGGATCGCTGACAATCCCGCACCAGACCAGCCCTGGGACCGCCCGGGGTTCCGCATCCCCGGTGGCGATCCCGGATCACCGAAGATCGCCGCCGTGTTGCCCTCGTTGCCCGCGGTGCTGCGCAAGCAGGCCCGCGGCGCACCGTCGCCTGCGCCGCAGGCGCTCCTTGCCGCTGCGGTCGAGGGCGCCCAGGTCGACCTCGACAATGCCCTGACGATCGAGTCGCGCTACTGCGCCGACCTGATCTGCGGCCAGATCTCGGCGAACGTCATCAAGGCGATGTTCTTCGACATGCAGGCCATCAACCGGGGTGCCAGCCGCCCCGAGGGCTACCCGGAACACCGCGCGACGAGGGTGGCGGTCCTGGGCGCGGGCATGATGGGCGCGGGCATCGCCTACGTGAGCGCCAAGGCGGGTCTCGATGTCGTGCTGAAGGACATCACCGTCGATGCCGCAGAGAGGGGCAAGAGCTACAGCGCGAAGCTCCTTGACGCGGCGATCGAGAAGGGCCGCAGCACACCGGAGAAGCGTGATCAGATGCTCGGCCGGATCCTTGCCACTGCCGACGCCGCTGACGTCGCCGGGGCCGATCTGGTGATCGAAGCGGTGTTCGAGGACCCCGACCTCAAGAAGAACGTGCTCGCCGAGGTGCTGCCTCACCTGACTCCCGACGCCCTCGTGGCGTCGAACACCTCGACGCTGCCGATCACGGGTCTGGCCGAGGGCCTGCCGCGGCCCGAGGACTTCGTCGGTCTGCACTTCTTCTCGCCCGTCGACAAGATGGCGCTGCTCGAGATCGTGGTCGGCGAGAAGACCAGCGACGCGACGCTGGCTAAGGCCGTCGACGTCTCGCGACAGATCGCGAAGACGCCGATCGTGGTCAACGACAGCCGTGGATTCTTCACCAGCCGGGTCATCATGGAGTTCGTCAACGAGGCGGTGGCGCTGATTGGCGAGGGTGTTCCACCCGCGTCGGTCGAACAGGCGGCGACGCAGGCCGGTTACCCGGTCGGCGCGCTGGCGCTGCTCGACGAGCTCACGTTGACGTTGTGCCGCAAGATCCGGCAGGAGACGATCGAGGGGAACCGCGCCGTCGGTGTCGAGAAGCCGCTTCATCCCGGTTTCGCGGTCATCGACCGGATGATCGACGACTTCGAGCGGAGCGGCCGGAGTAGCGGCGCCGGCTTCTACGAGTACGTCGACGGCCGAAGAGCCGGTCTGTGGGCGGGCCTGCTCGAGCATTTCGGGCGCCCTGAGGACCCTGCGGTGCCGTTCGTCGACATGCAGGAGCGGATGTTGTTCTCCGAGGCGCTCGACACGGTCCGGTGTCTCGATGAAGGCGTCCTGCGGTCCGTCGCCGACGCGAACGTCGGCTCGATCCTGGGTATCGGGTTCCCATCGTGGACCGGCGGAGTGCTCCAGTACATCAGTCAGTACGAGAGCGGTCTGAGCGGATTCGTCGAGCGGGCACGTGAGCTGGCCGAGCGCTACGGAGACCGGTTCACCCCGCCCACATCGCTCGTGGAGAGGGCCGCGCGAGGGGAGACTTTCGAATGA
- a CDS encoding acetyl-CoA C-acetyltransferase, with protein MSAAAPEAYVYDAIRTPRGRGKSSGALHTIKPVSLVVGLIEEMRTRHPALDPAVIDDIVLGIVSPIGDQGSVLPRTAALAAGLPDTVSGVQINRFCGSGLEAVNTAAQKVRSGWDQMVLAGGVESMSRLPLGSDGGAWMNDPATNLSTSFVPQGVSADLIATIEGFDRETVDSYALQSQRRAAAAWSGGFFEKSVVAVRDLNGVVVLDRDEHMRPDSTLDSLGSLKPSFATMGSQGGFDAVALQRYHWVERIEHVHHAGNSSGIVDGASLVLIGSQRVGAELGLAPRGRIAATATSGADSTIMLTGPIPATRKLLDATGLTVDDIDLFEINEAFAAVPLKYAKDLGLPAEKVNVNGGAIAMGHPLGATGAMLVGTVLDELERRQQHRAVVTLCIGGGMGVATLVERL; from the coding sequence ATGAGTGCTGCGGCGCCCGAGGCCTATGTCTACGACGCCATCCGCACCCCTCGCGGGCGGGGCAAGAGCTCCGGTGCCCTCCACACGATCAAGCCGGTGTCTCTCGTCGTCGGCCTGATCGAGGAGATGCGTACCCGACATCCTGCACTCGACCCCGCGGTGATCGACGACATTGTGCTGGGCATCGTGTCGCCGATCGGGGACCAGGGCTCCGTCCTGCCCCGGACGGCTGCCCTGGCTGCGGGACTGCCGGACACCGTTTCCGGTGTGCAGATCAACCGCTTCTGTGGATCCGGTCTCGAGGCGGTCAACACGGCTGCGCAGAAGGTCCGGTCGGGCTGGGATCAGATGGTGCTGGCCGGCGGGGTCGAGTCCATGTCGCGGCTACCGCTCGGGAGCGATGGCGGGGCGTGGATGAACGACCCCGCGACGAACCTGTCCACCTCGTTCGTCCCCCAAGGGGTCAGTGCCGACCTCATCGCGACGATCGAAGGCTTCGACCGCGAGACCGTCGACTCGTACGCCCTGCAGAGCCAGCGACGGGCGGCGGCAGCATGGTCGGGCGGCTTCTTCGAGAAGTCGGTCGTTGCGGTGCGGGACCTGAACGGAGTCGTCGTTCTCGACCGGGACGAGCACATGCGGCCGGACTCCACGCTGGACAGTCTCGGTTCGCTGAAGCCGTCGTTCGCCACCATGGGCAGTCAGGGTGGTTTCGATGCCGTCGCGCTGCAGCGTTACCACTGGGTCGAGCGGATCGAGCACGTCCATCATGCCGGGAACTCGTCGGGCATCGTGGACGGCGCGTCGCTTGTCCTGATCGGCAGCCAAAGGGTGGGTGCGGAGCTGGGGCTGGCCCCGCGTGGTCGGATCGCCGCCACTGCGACGTCGGGCGCCGATTCGACGATCATGCTGACGGGGCCGATTCCGGCGACGCGCAAGCTGCTCGATGCCACGGGGCTCACCGTGGACGACATCGACCTGTTCGAGATCAACGAGGCGTTCGCCGCCGTTCCGCTCAAGTACGCCAAGGACCTCGGGCTGCCCGCCGAGAAGGTCAACGTCAACGGCGGAGCGATCGCCATGGGCCACCCGCTCGGAGCGACAGGGGCGATGCTCGTCGGCACCGTGCTCGACGAACTGGAGCGACGCCAGCAGCACCGGGCCGTGGTGACGCTGTGCATCGGTGGAGGTATGGGCGTCGCAACGCTGGTCGAGCGGCTCTAA
- a CDS encoding CoA transferase, with translation MTLAQLGAEVIRVDPVGGGSDHLRWPLAPGGSSLYWSSLNKGKRSVAVDMRSDEGRELVTALIAAPGSDRGVLIDNVVGRRWMANEALTQHRSDLVHVRVQGYPDGRPAVDYTVNAEVGIPQITGPEEGGTPVNHVLPAWDLVTGLSVSTAVLAALHDRMRSGDGAFVEIALADVALAGVANLGWLSESADRGQGRLRHGNHVYGSFGVDFACADGERVMVVALTEGQWTALKSVTGTGAVFDALEASLAADLTLEAERYRLRETIAAVLRPWFVARQGKQVRDELDAARVLWGRYQGMADVVAAHEDGAHPVLETLEVENGDTLISGRSPMRWDGEHGNAGEPVILGQDTEEVLADVLGLGQEQIGRLRSRGVIDGP, from the coding sequence ATGACGCTGGCGCAGCTCGGCGCCGAGGTGATCCGCGTGGACCCGGTCGGTGGAGGGTCTGACCATCTTCGCTGGCCGCTCGCCCCAGGTGGGTCAAGTTTGTACTGGAGCTCGCTGAACAAGGGGAAGCGGTCGGTGGCCGTCGACATGCGGTCGGACGAGGGGCGCGAGCTCGTCACCGCGCTCATCGCCGCTCCGGGATCGGACCGCGGTGTCCTCATCGACAACGTCGTGGGCCGCCGGTGGATGGCGAACGAGGCGCTGACCCAGCACCGATCAGATCTTGTGCATGTACGCGTGCAGGGCTATCCCGACGGCCGCCCGGCGGTCGATTACACGGTCAACGCCGAGGTGGGCATTCCTCAGATCACCGGGCCGGAGGAGGGTGGCACACCGGTGAACCACGTGCTGCCCGCATGGGATCTGGTCACCGGGCTCAGCGTTTCCACCGCCGTTCTGGCAGCGCTTCACGATCGCATGCGCTCCGGAGATGGTGCGTTCGTCGAGATAGCGCTGGCCGACGTCGCGCTGGCCGGTGTCGCGAATCTGGGGTGGTTGTCCGAATCCGCCGACCGTGGGCAGGGGCGACTCCGCCACGGCAACCACGTCTACGGAAGCTTCGGAGTCGATTTTGCCTGCGCCGACGGTGAGCGGGTGATGGTGGTCGCGCTGACAGAGGGCCAGTGGACCGCCCTCAAGTCGGTTACCGGCACCGGCGCCGTCTTCGATGCGCTCGAGGCCTCGCTCGCTGCCGATTTGACCCTGGAAGCGGAACGCTACCGTCTTCGGGAGACCATCGCTGCGGTACTGAGGCCATGGTTTGTCGCCCGCCAGGGCAAGCAGGTACGCGACGAACTCGACGCCGCACGGGTGCTGTGGGGTCGGTACCAGGGCATGGCCGACGTCGTGGCGGCGCACGAGGACGGAGCGCACCCGGTGCTCGAGACCCTCGAAGTCGAGAACGGCGACACGTTGATCTCGGGACGCTCGCCTATGCGGTGGGACGGCGAGCACGGCAATGCGGGGGAACCGGTCATCCTGGGCCAGGACACCGAAGAGGTACTCGCCGACGTCCTGGGCCTCGGGCAGGAGCAGATCGGGCGGCTGCGGTCGCGGGGTGTGATCGACGGCCCGTGA
- a CDS encoding acyl-CoA dehydrogenase family protein, with product MRRTLYDDDHRHYRDTVREFLAREVEPHFLDWERAGAIDRSLFPKAAEAGIYALAVPPEFGGSGETDYRFRMVVNEEIARVGATSLGMTLGLQDDLVLSYLLDLTTDDQKKRWLIPFARGESIGALAMTEPGTGSDLQGIRTSAKRDGDGWILDGQKTFISSALSADFVIVAARTDPDAGSRGFSLFVVERDTLGFQRGRRLEKVGMHGQDTGELFFDNVRLPSENLLGTEGQGLMHLMSHLPHERLGIIASAYTGARAVYDLTARYCFERQAFGKAIGDFQNSRFTLAEMETQLDVAETYVDRCVSAFNAGELSAVEAAKGKWYLSELQKQITDRCVQLHGGYGFMLEYPVARAFADTRIQTIYGGTTEIMKEIVGRDIAARFRA from the coding sequence ATGCGGCGCACGCTCTACGACGACGACCACCGGCACTACCGCGACACCGTGCGGGAGTTCCTGGCCCGGGAGGTCGAACCTCACTTCCTCGACTGGGAGAGGGCGGGGGCCATCGACCGTTCGCTCTTCCCGAAGGCGGCCGAGGCCGGAATCTATGCGCTGGCCGTGCCCCCCGAGTTCGGCGGCTCCGGCGAGACGGACTACCGGTTCCGGATGGTGGTCAACGAGGAGATCGCACGCGTGGGCGCGACGTCTCTTGGTATGACCCTCGGGCTCCAGGACGATCTCGTCCTGTCCTACCTGCTGGACCTGACGACCGACGACCAGAAGAAGCGCTGGTTGATCCCCTTCGCACGCGGCGAGTCGATCGGCGCCCTCGCCATGACCGAGCCGGGGACCGGAAGTGACCTACAAGGGATCCGGACCTCCGCCAAGCGCGATGGCGACGGCTGGATCCTGGACGGCCAGAAGACCTTCATCTCCAGCGCGCTGAGCGCCGACTTCGTCATCGTTGCGGCCCGGACCGACCCGGACGCCGGATCGCGTGGTTTCAGTCTGTTCGTCGTGGAGCGGGACACGCTGGGCTTCCAGCGCGGCCGGCGACTGGAGAAGGTCGGCATGCACGGCCAGGACACCGGCGAGCTGTTCTTCGACAACGTTCGCCTCCCCTCCGAGAATCTGCTCGGCACCGAAGGGCAGGGACTCATGCACCTCATGAGCCACCTGCCCCACGAACGACTCGGAATCATCGCGTCGGCCTACACCGGCGCCCGCGCCGTCTACGACCTCACCGCACGCTACTGCTTCGAACGGCAGGCGTTCGGGAAGGCGATCGGAGACTTCCAGAACTCGCGTTTCACACTCGCGGAGATGGAGACACAACTCGACGTCGCGGAGACCTACGTCGACCGCTGCGTGAGCGCCTTCAACGCCGGCGAGCTCAGCGCCGTGGAAGCCGCGAAGGGCAAGTGGTACCTGAGCGAGTTGCAGAAGCAGATCACCGACCGCTGCGTGCAACTGCACGGCGGATACGGCTTCATGCTCGAGTACCCCGTGGCCAGGGCGTTCGCGGACACGCGGATCCAGACCATCTACGGCGGAACGACCGAGATCATGAAAGAGATCGTCGGACGCGACATCGCCGCGCGTTTCCGGGCTTGA
- a CDS encoding TetR/AcrR family transcriptional regulator gives MAGSGPRSGRRSAAQDRRPELAAVATPLFHARGFHGVSLADVASRVGMTPPAIYRHFRNKQDLLLGSITYALDGVESALDRARHASLDALILCLADAAVGHRELWVLLQRDLKFADTDARASVEVRFRGIVATLGERIGQERPDLGAADRHLVVTAVLAALATPSLYRRPATKVHRRDLASIAAAVAHTPLPDRGPSYSTPSRTVSTTREEQVLVRAIELFAARGYSAVSIDDIGAEVGIAGPSIYHHFATKAALLTEAFRRAAAHLSTDRVRAENDPQRRLDALLQGYVRLALDHRDLFAVYIDEAVNLPRADARQIAATVTADIDLWASTLREVRTDLTASAARLRVTAARGVVNDVVRFRRLTIRPLITDEIRALSAAALGADCADDRTSASPRPGRPAPRHETPAP, from the coding sequence ATGGCCGGATCCGGCCCACGATCGGGGCGACGAAGCGCCGCACAGGACCGACGACCCGAACTCGCGGCGGTCGCGACCCCCTTGTTCCACGCCCGTGGTTTCCACGGTGTCTCCCTCGCCGACGTCGCCTCGCGGGTCGGCATGACACCCCCGGCGATCTATCGGCACTTCCGCAACAAGCAGGACCTGCTGCTCGGTTCGATCACCTACGCCCTCGACGGTGTCGAAAGCGCGCTGGACCGCGCGCGACACGCCTCGCTCGACGCGCTGATCCTCTGCCTCGCCGATGCCGCGGTCGGCCACCGCGAGCTCTGGGTTCTGCTGCAGCGGGATCTGAAGTTCGCCGACACCGACGCACGGGCGTCGGTGGAGGTCCGTTTCCGCGGCATCGTCGCTACGCTCGGCGAACGGATCGGTCAGGAGCGCCCCGATCTCGGAGCCGCAGACCGACACCTGGTCGTGACCGCAGTCCTGGCCGCCTTGGCGACCCCGTCGCTGTACCGACGCCCGGCGACAAAGGTGCACCGGCGAGATCTCGCCTCGATCGCCGCCGCCGTCGCACACACCCCTCTACCCGACCGGGGTCCGTCGTACTCGACGCCGTCGCGCACGGTCTCCACCACCCGCGAGGAGCAGGTTCTCGTACGAGCCATCGAGCTGTTTGCGGCTCGCGGATACTCCGCGGTCAGTATCGACGACATCGGCGCAGAAGTCGGCATCGCCGGACCCAGTATCTACCACCACTTCGCCACCAAGGCGGCCCTGCTCACCGAAGCGTTCAGGAGGGCCGCAGCACATCTGTCCACCGACCGCGTCCGTGCCGAGAACGATCCGCAACGTCGGCTCGACGCTCTGCTCCAGGGCTACGTCCGACTTGCACTCGACCATCGCGACCTCTTCGCCGTCTACATCGACGAAGCCGTCAACCTCCCGCGCGCCGATGCCCGGCAGATCGCAGCGACCGTGACTGCCGACATCGACCTCTGGGCGTCGACGCTGCGCGAGGTTCGGACTGATCTCACCGCATCGGCCGCGCGGCTGCGCGTGACCGCGGCACGAGGAGTCGTGAACGACGTCGTCCGCTTCCGACGCCTCACGATCCGCCCGCTCATCACCGACGAGATCAGGGCACTGAGCGCGGCCGCGCTGGGCGCAGACTGTGCGGACGATCGCACTTCGGCGAGCCCCAGGCCAGGACGACCGGCTCCGCGACACGAGACGCCGGCGCCGTAA